The following coding sequences are from one Salvia hispanica cultivar TCC Black 2014 chromosome 3, UniMelb_Shisp_WGS_1.0, whole genome shotgun sequence window:
- the LOC125209340 gene encoding uncharacterized protein LOC125209340, translated as MAVKLNVSKSTVGVLVKQGKLRPHTNAIKPALTNMNKLARVRWSLSQLQPQITQARVQYQSMHNVVHIDEKWFYMTKASDRYYLLPDEDEPYRSCKSKRFITKVMFMCAVSRPHFGMDGQATYDGKVGIFPFTEVLPAQRKSKNRPRGTMETKPLHSVTKEVMRDCLINKIIPAIKAKWPIWASKDIYIQQDNATPHITAMDPEFQAVANSDGFKIQLICQPPNSPDTNILDLGFLRAIQSLQYEKPCSTVDELVGNVCSSFAELSPQTLNKVFLSLQACLTEYLQCKGGNGYKVPHINKDRLQRTVGLPKVLEVDGDLVREVLHYLQMPENNDGSMYDIGPLSNAFGF; from the exons ATGGCTGTCAAATTGAATGTTAGCAAGAGCACAGTAGGTGTATTGGTGAAGCAAGGTAAATTAAGGCCACATACGAATGCAATCAAACCTGCCCTCACCAATATGAATAAGCTAGCAAGAGTTAGATGGAGTCTTAGTCAACTTCAGCCACAAATTACTCAAGCTAGAGTTCAATATCAGAGCATGCACAATGTAGTGCATATAGATGAAAAATGGTTCTATATGACCAAGGCATCAGACAGGTACTACCTTTTGCCGGATGAGGATGAGCCATATAGATCATGCAAATCCAAGAGATTCATCACCAAAGTTATGTTTATGTGTGCTGTCAGTAGACCACATTTTGGTATGGATGGGCAGGCAACTTATGATGGTAAGGTGGGAATATTTCCCTTCACTGAAGTACTGCCAGCACAGAGGAAGTCAAAGAACAGGCCCAGAGGGACCATGGAAACCAAGCCATTACATTCAGTCACAAAGGAAGTGATGAGAGACTGCCTTATCAACAAG ATTATACCTGCAATTAAGGCCAAGTGGCCAATTTGGGCAAGCAAAGACATCTACATTCAGCAAGATAATGCAACCCCACACATAACAGCTATGGATCCAGAATTTCAGGCTGTTGCCAACTCAGATGGATTTAAAATCCAACTGATTTGTCAACCACCTAATTCCCCTGACACTAACATCTTAGACTTGGGATTTCTTAGAGCAATTCAGTCACTGCAGTATGAGAAACCATGCAGCACTGTGGATGAACTTGTGGGGAATGTGTGTAGCTCTTTTGCAGAGCTTTCACCACAAACTCTCAATAAAGTTTTCCTAAGCTTGCAGGCTTGCCTCACTGAATACCTACAGTGCAAGGGTGGAAATGGCTACAAAGTTCCTCACATCAACAAGGATAGGCTACAAAGAACTGTTGGATTGCCTAAAGTGTTGGAAGTGGATGGGGATCTTGTGAGAGAGGTGCTGCATTACTTACAAATGCCAGAGAACAATGATGGGTCAATGTATGATATTGGCCCTCTGTCAAATGCATTTGGCTTCTAA
- the LOC125210842 gene encoding monothiol glutaredoxin-S6-like, with product MEKVKEVVAQSPVVIFSKTGCCMSHTIMILIRGFGANPAVYELDRLPNGGEMEKALIGLGCNPSVPAVFVGRNFMGGSHEVMTLNIQGKLKPLLIKANAIWV from the coding sequence ATGGAAAAGGTGAAGGAAGTTGTGGCACAGAGCCCCGTTGTAATATTCAGCAAGACCGGCTGCTGCATGTCGCATACGATTATGATCCTGATACGCGGGTTTGGGGCGAACCCTGCTGTGTACGAGCTTGATCGTCTCCCGAATGGAGGGGAGATGGAGAAGGCATTGATTGGATTGGGGTGTAACCCTAGCGTCCCGGCCGTGTTCGTTGGGAGGAATTTTATGGGTGGGTCCCATGAGGTTATGACCCTCAATATCCAAGGAAAGCTCAAGCCTTTGCTAATCAAGGCCAATGCTATTTGGGTGTAA
- the LOC125209338 gene encoding uncharacterized protein LOC125209338, with product MDRRALTLRQGPIDERQYRSALSQNIAVESTSTSYLSPSTASADSLNKEFKLHIGRFFYENGLDFGAVSSSELNGWIFRDVMKRVDEIKRSWAVTGCSILLDGWTYANDQTFVNVLVDSPKGTVYLSSSDITDCVGNMEAMQTFLARVLAEVGLHNVVQIVTYSSSAFMMEAGRQLMERYRPIFWTTLEKAKIISSFVHNHPIALKYVQDQTNGSGLVDSSRPFLMVENIVIKKGG from the exons ATGGATAGAAGAGCGCTTACTTTGAGACAGGGACCTATTGACGAGAGGCAGTATAGGAGTGCGTTGTCGCAAAACATCGCGGTGGAGTCAACGTCTACGTCTTACCTCTCTCCCTCCACTGCCAGTGCTGATTCTCTGAACAAAGAATTCAAACTGCACATAGGCAGATTCTTTTACGAGAACGGGCTGGATTTTGGTGCAG TGTCAAGCTCCGAGTTAAATGGGTGGATATTCAGGGATGTGATGAAACGTGTGGATGAGATCAAAAGATCGTGGGCAGTCACTGGTTGTAGCATCTTGCTCGATGGATGGACGTATGCCAATGACCAAACCTTTGTAAATGTTTTGGTGGACTCCCCCAAAGGTACTGTGTATCTTTCCTCATCTGACATAACTGATTGTGTTGGAAACATGGAGGCTATGCAGACGTTCTTAGCGAGGGTTCTGGCGGAGGTTGGACTTCATAACGTTGTTCAAATAGTCACATACTCGAGCTCGGCCTTCATGATGGAGGCCGGTAGGCAGCTCATGGAGAGATATCGGCCAATCTTTTGGACA ACGCTGGAGAAGGCGAAGATCATCTCAAGCTTTGTCCACAACCACCCGATTGCTCTAAAGTATGTGCAAGACCAGACAAATGGGAGCGGCCTGGTTGATTCTTCGAGGCCATTCCTGATGGTCGAGAATATCGTGATAAAGAAGGGAGGTTAG
- the LOC125211025 gene encoding OVARIAN TUMOR DOMAIN-containing deubiquitinating enzyme 5: MADEPQVMDKSSEEISETVSQKKQETLEEVLSRHRKETTDLQNKEVAMKKAAAKGSKAEQKTKKKQVDEEIARLSTKLKERQADELASLGFNSSSSSQKGKLDDLVVKAIAGVSITNKAEQPKLSKSAKKHKKRAEQDAAREQRIQEEQSQIVSDRMIEDEKLEKKLEPLGFTINEIKPDGHCLYRAVENQLALQSGGSSPYNYQELRKMVATYMREHATDFLPFFLSENMADGESEESLTERFEDYCNEIESTAAWGGQLELGALTHCLKKHIMIFSGSFPDVEMGKEYKSGNATGSAGSSVMLSYHRHAFGLGEHYNSVVSISGQ, encoded by the exons ATGGCGGATGAACCTCAAGTTATGGACAAATCATCTGAGGAGATCTCAGAAACCGTATCTCAGAAGAAGCAAGAAACACTTGAAGAGGTGCTTTCGAGACACAG GAAAGAGACTACTGATCTGCAGAACAAGGAAGTTGCAATGAAAAAGGCGGCTGCTAAAGGTAGCAAGGCTGAGCAAAAAACTAAGAAGAAACAAGTTGATGAAGAGATAGCTAGACTCTCAACAAAGCTTAAAGAAAGACAAGCCGATGAACTGGCTTCATTAGGCTTTAATAGCAGTAGCAGCAGTCAAAAAGGAAAGCTTGATGACTTGGTGGTGAAGGCTATTGCTGGGGTTTCAATCACAAATAAAGCTGAGCAGCCAAAACTCAGTAAGAGTGCCAAAAAGCATAAGAAAAGAGCCGAACAGGATGCAGCCAGGGAGCAAAGAATACAAGAGGAGCAGAGCCAAATTGTGAGTGATCGAATGATTGAAGATGAGAAGTTAGAGAAAAAGCTCGAGCCTCTTGGATTCACCATCAATGAAATAAAGCCGGATGGGCATTGTCTGTACCGAGCTGTTGAGAATCAGTTGGCCCTTCAATCTGGAGGCTCTTCTCCATATAACTACCAAGAGCTTCGGAAAATGGTAGCTACTTATATGCGGGAACATGCAACAGATTTTCTGCCATTTTTTCTGTCTGAGAATATGGCAGATGGAGAATCCGAAGAGTCCCTTACAGAAAGATTTGAGGACTACTGTAACGAAATAGAATCCACAGCGGCCTGGGGAGGACAACTGGAACTTGGTGCTCTGACCCACTGTCTGAAGAAACATATCATGATATTTTCCGGATCCTTTCCTGATGTAGAGATGGGAAAGGAATACAAATCGGGCAACGCCACTGGCTCAGCTGGCTCAAGCGTTATGCTATCCTATCACAGGCATGCCTTTGGGCTCGGTGAGCATTACAATTCTGTCGTTTCCATTTCAGGCCAATAG
- the LOC125209339 gene encoding uncharacterized protein LOC125209339 has product MFSSSHSQSSNLMSTVVGRKASELLADRSFWRGATTILNGAPDRMDGQQWKGPPLIRRRRPSRRGSRRKLNTCHFGMQSTMFGISASTALSTPRATTFSTRATRMSILKLSPACPASLFARLLYKTGGGGMAAGVPEEQRSNLSPAIWWSRYGGECPELQRRVIRLLSQVSAQEKLGRDTFDDGRECR; this is encoded by the exons ATGTTCTCCTCCTCTCATTCTCAAAGCTCGAACTTGATGTCAACCGTGGTGGGAAGAAAAGCGAGTGAGCTGCTGGCGGATCGTTCGTTCTGGAGAGGGGCCACGACTATTCTGAATGGTGCGCCTGATAGAATGGATGGACAACAGTGGAAGGGTCCACCATTGATCAGGCGAAGGAGACCATCAAGGAGGGGCTCAAGAAGAAAACTGAATACATGCCATTTTGGGATGCAATCGACGATGTTTGGAATAAGTGCCTCTACAGCCCTATCCACTCCGCGGGCTACTACCTTTTCTACACGAGCGACGCGTATGTCGATTCTCAAGTTGTCACCGGCATGTCCTGCTTCCTTGTTCGCTCGGCTGCTGTACAAAACCGGCGGAGGTGGCATGGCTGCCGGAGTTCCTGAAGAACAAAGATCGAATCTTTCTCCCG CTATTTGGTGGTCGAGATATGGTGGGGAATGCCCGGAGTTGCAGAGGCGGGTGATTCGATTGCTGAGCCAGGTATCAGCTCAGGAGAAGCTTGGCAGAGACACTTTTGACGATGGGAGGGAATGCAGATGA
- the LOC125210105 gene encoding monothiol glutaredoxin-S6-like, which yields MEKVKEVVALSPVVIFSKSGCCMSHTIMILIRGFGANPVVYELDRLPNGVEMEKALIGLGCNPSVPAVFVGRNFMGGSHDVMSLNIQGKLKPLLIKANAIWI from the coding sequence ATGGAAAAGGTGAAGGAAGTAGTGGCACTGAGCCCCGTCGTGATATTCAGCAAGAGCGGCTGTTGCATGTCGCATACGATTATGATCCTGATACGCGGGTTTGGGGCGAACCCGGTTGTGTACGAGCTTGATCGTCTCCCGAATGGAGTGGAGATGGAGAAGGCATTGATTGGATTGGGGTGTAACCCTAGCGTCCCGGCCGTGTTTGTTGGGAGGAATTTTATGGGTGGATCACATGATGTTATGAGCCTCAATATCCAAGGAAAGCTCAAGCCTTTGCTAATCAAGGCCAATGCTATTTGGATCTAG
- the LOC125216194 gene encoding cytochrome P450 71AU50-like, whose translation MELTWFWLTLLAILASSLVSSLMKPKKKLPPGPKGLPILGHLHLIGKNPHQDLHRIAKAHGPIMYMRFGSIPNVVVSSPEAAELFLKTHDLVFASRPPTEAAKYMTWDQSDVLFGAYGPYWRNMRKLCTLELLSTHKTNSFKPMRREEISLFVESLREAPGPVDLSAMVSSVSVNMSCRLVFGKKYEEKDIDERGFKALIKEGMRLVSAPNVADLFPFLGVLDLQGLRRKMKAYAKVFDGFFEKVIEDHLREGDRPGQAKDIVDMMMSIMQSGDSEFKFDRRHVKAIMLDMLLGAMDSPSSTVEWILTELMRHPTVMKKLQREMEQVVGLDRMVEEADLDRLEYLDMVVKETFRLHPVAPLLIPHYAREDSKVNGYDIPKESRIIINTYAIGRDPSVWSDPEKFTPERFSGSEIDVWGHHFQLLPFGAGRRGCPGIQLGLIHVRLIVAQLVHCFDWQLPNDMSPKDLDMNEEFGVSLTRANHLMAVPTFRLKM comes from the exons atggaactcACTTGGTTTTGGCTCACTCTCCTGGCCATTTTAGCCTCTTCTTTGGTTTCATCGCTGATGAAACCAAAGAAGAAGCTCCCCCCGGGCCCAAAGGGCCTCCCTATTCTGGGCCATCTACACCTGATCGGCAAAAATCCCCACCAAGACCTCCACCGCATCGCCAAGGCCCACGGCCCAATCATGTACATGCGATTCGGTTCCATCCCAAACGTCGTCGTCTCATCTCCCGAGGCGGCCGAGCTCTTCCTCAAGACGCACGACCTTGTCTTCGCCAGCCGGCCCCCCACCGAGGCCGCCAAGTACATGACGTGGGACCAGAGCGACGTCCTGTTCGGCGCCTACGGTCCGTATTGGCGAAACATGCGGAAACTATGCACTCTCGAGCTTCTCAGCACACACAAAACCAACTCCTTTAAGCCTATGAGAAGGGAGGAGATTTCCCTCTTCGTCGAGTCGCTCAGGGAGGCGCCTGGGCCGGTTGATCTCAGCGCGATGGTGTCGTCTGTGAGCGTGAACATGAGCTGCAGATTGGTGTTTGGGAAAAAATATGAGGAGAAGGACATTGACGAGAGAGGGTTCAAGGCTTTGATTAAGGAAGGGATGAGATTAGTTAGTGCTCCTAATGTGGCTGAtttgtttccttttcttgGAGTTTTAGATCTCCAGGGGCTGAGGCGGAAGATGAAGGCGTACGCGAAGGTCTTCGATGGTTTCTTCGAGAAAGTCATTGAAGACCATCTCCGAGAAGGGGACCGCCCTGGCCAGGCGAAGGACATTGTCGATATGATGATGTCGATTATGCAGAGTGGGGATTCTGAGTTCAAATTCGACCGGCGCCATGTCAAGGCCATTATGCTG GATATGTTGCTAGGAGCGATGGACTCGCCATCATCAACAGTGGAGTGGATACTCACAGAGCTGATGAGGCATCCAACAGTGATGAAGAAGCTACAGAGGGAGATGGAGCAAGTGGTGGGATTGGATCGGATGGTTGAGGAGGCTGACCTCGACCGGCTCGAGTATCTCGACATGGTTGTGAAGGAGACCTTCAGGCTGCATCCGGTGGCTCCGTTGTTGATTCCTCACTATGCGAGGGAAGATAGCAAGGTGAATGGCTACGACATACCAAAGGAGTCGAGGATAATCATCAACACGTACGCGATTGGGCGGGATCCGAGTGTGTGGAGTGATCCGGAGAAGTTCACTCCGGAGAGGTTTAGTGGGAGTGAGATTGATGTTTGGGGGCATCATTTCCAGCTCCTTCCGTTTGGTGCGGGGAGGAGAGGCTGCCCCGGGATTCAGCTCGGGCTTATCCATGTTCGACTCATCGTGGCGCAGTTGGTCCATTGCTTTGATTGGCAGCTGCCAAATGATATGTCTCCAAAGGATCTTGATATGAATGAGGAGTTTGGTGTTTCTCTTACAAGGGCTAATCATCTCATGGCTGTCCCTACCTTTCGGTTGAAGATGTAG